A genomic region of Thermodesulfobacteriota bacterium contains the following coding sequences:
- a CDS encoding ribbon-helix-helix protein, CopG family, with the protein MKQLTVRIPDDEYEVLTDICEEEGYSKVKLIRTLIRDFLKDKKSHKSKDYKNIEKKLRDAMTSGLLLNIQKEKPESVSPIKVKGKPLSRIILEDRE; encoded by the coding sequence ATGAAACAGCTTACAGTAAGAATTCCGGATGATGAGTACGAAGTTCTAACCGATATCTGTGAAGAAGAGGGTTACTCAAAAGTCAAGCTAATAAGGACTCTTATTCGGGATTTTCTTAAAGACAAGAAGAGCCATAAAAGTAAGGATTATAAAAATATTGAAAAGAAGCTAAGAGACGCTATGACTTCTGGGCTTCTTTTGAATATACAAAAAGAAAAACCAGAGTCGGTTTCTCCAATCAAGGTGAAGGGAAAACCTCTATCCAGAATTATTCTTGAGGACAGAGAGTGA